The Dunckerocampus dactyliophorus isolate RoL2022-P2 chromosome 1, RoL_Ddac_1.1, whole genome shotgun sequence genome has a segment encoding these proteins:
- the LOC129181747 gene encoding probable G-protein coupled receptor 34: MNGSSDSSLQSIVSLNTTPSHSSAFSLSATFPQTSAIPILSTIPPKPAACSFDDAALHLLLPIFYSMLFLLGLVGNLFALWVFLFIHNRRNSVRVFLINCAVADLVLLACLPFRIFYHMNGNRWLLGHVACKLVGNLFYMNMYISIILLGLISLDRYLRFQGKGRMRRGSRTRLTGYRWPWSWLACGALWVVSLVALVAMIATAEDKEDNDKCFQFKPRNLARGKAYFNIVLVALFWLVFLMLVASYAKIAHRLIKVSRDKPELPNAQRYERTAKKSFFVLFLFTLCFAPYHTFRPFYILSQLNTTMSCDKLQLVDSINEVMLLFSAFNSCLDPVMYFLLSGSVRKTALHTLKHQLGSRISYLNEATSNSSTTEFRRPSVPLTLPSVD; this comes from the coding sequence ATGAACGGCTCTTCCGACTCATCTCTGCAGTCCATAGTGTCGCTCAATACCACTCCTAGTCACAGTTCTGCATTCTCACTCTCAGCCACGTTTCCTCAAACATCCGCCATTCCGATCCTCTCCACGATCCCTCCGAAGCCGGCTGCGTGCTCCTTTGACGACGCAGCACTTCACCTGCTGCTACCCATTTTCTATTCCATGTTGTTCCTCCTTGGCCTAGTGGGTAACCTCTTTGCTTTGTGGGTCTTCCTTTTCATTCACAACAGGCGCAACTCTGTGCGTGTGTTTCTCATCAACTGTGCAGTGGCAGACCTGGTCCTCCTGGCTTGTCTACCCTTCCGGATTTTCTACCACATGAATGGAAACCGCTGGCTACTGGGACATGTGGCCTGCAAGCTGGTGGGGAACCTGTTCTACATGAACATGTATATTAGCATTATACTACTGGGGCTTATCAGCCTGGACCGCTACTTGAGGTTCCAGGGGAAGGGCAGAATGAGGAGAGGCTCGAGGACGAGACTAACGGGGTACAGATGGCCGTGGAGTTGGTTGGCATGCGGAGCGCTGTGGGTCGTGTCACTAGTGGCGCTGGTCGCGATGATTGCTACAGCGGAGGACAAAGAGGACAATGACAAATGCTTCCAATTCAAGCCACGGAATCTCGCTAGAGGGAAAGCCTACTTCAATATCGTGTTGGTGGCATTGTTCTGGCTCGTATTCCTCATGCTCGTAGCGTCCTACGCAAAGATCGCACACCGGTTAATAAAGGTGTCCCGCGACAAGCCGGAACTCCCCAATGCACAAAGATACGAACGTACTGCAAAGAAATCCTTCTTTGTCCTCTTCCTGTTCACTCTTTGCTTCGCTCCTTACCATACCTTCCGGCCCTTCTACATTCTATCACAGCTTAATACCACAATGTCCTGTGACAAGTTGCAACTGGTAGACAGCATCAACGAGGTCATGCTGTTATTCTCAGCTTTCAACAGCTGTTTGGATCCTGTTATGTACTTTCTTTTGTCTGGCTCAGTGCGTAAAACTGCTCTCCACACCCTTAAACACCAACTTGGCAGCCGGATTTCCTATCTCAACGAGGCCACGTCCAACAGCTCAACAACAGAGTTCCGAAGGCCTTCAGTACCTTTGACTTTACCGAGTGTAGACTGA
- the cenpl gene encoding centromere protein L, with translation MENMDPHQNSATRTPLNSVAQRRSKSRSCRQSYRSCLGAASRLCFTPAMTSRRLNTIRKAPKLHNIVDKVDAQQLASLMKTEWQLSCITPLYQFCYTQLKSYARQLSAYLTAEKQQGLGVGVEGALSLRVSFSVVQGMAQTELDPETVLIQIYSKPLFARQDELQKEVWKGWLTCINGSPDYINSLPKDFICLPLFGSSGTEALAALVKSWFQRNFDCCFAPLDISHTSLQWLVALWTNCHAESDIQQLKMMWTLPVVPLLRVTYSVDPIDAWQLWCSVRRDSQEMMKEQDSIDIEEVMRLMRGLMCHFYRHFRVDLSAGSLSSVSTALGTAKCSGKIKFSNSKYMTTMLTLLTECALLKMPI, from the exons ATGGAAAATATGGATCCCCACCAGAACAG CGCAACAAGGACACCCCTCAATAGTGTTGCCCAGAGGAGGAGTAAAAGCAGGAGCTGTCGGCAGTCATACCGCAGCTGTTTAGGGGCAGCTTCACGTCTCTGCTTCACGCCAGCGATGACATCACGGCGGCTCAACACCATCAGAAAAGCACCGAAGTTGCACAATATCGTG GATAAGGTGGACGCCCAGCAGCTGGCCTCACTGATGAAAACAGAGTGGCAGCTGTCCTGCATCACACCCCTCTACCAGTTCTGTTACACTCAACTGAAGAGCTACGCCCGGCAGCTCTCTGCGTATCTGACAGCAGAAAAGCAGCAAggcctgggggtgggggtggaagGAGCACTGAGCCTCAGAGTATCTTTCTCTGTGGTTCAGGGGATGGCCCAGACAGAACTTGATCCTGAGACTGTCTTAATACAG ATTTATTCTAAGCCGCTGTTTGCAAGGCAGGATGAGCTGCAGAAGGAAGTATGGAAAGGCTGGCTAACATGTATCAATGGCAGCCCCGATTACATTAACTCGCTTCCAAAAGATTTTATTTGTCTGCCCCTATTTGGCAGCAGCGGGACGGAAGCTCTCGCCGCTTTGGTCAAATCGTGGTTCCAGAGGAATTTTGACTGTTGCTTTGCACCGTTGGATATAAGCCACACGAGCTTGCAGTGGTTGGTGGCACTTTGGACCAACTGCCACGCGGAGTCCGACATccagcaactcaaaatgatgtGGACTCTTCCAGTGGTGCCGCTGCTACGGGTCACCTATTCTGTCGATCCCATTGATGCCTGGCAGCTGTGGTGCAGCGTGAGAAGGGATTCACAGGAAATGATGAAAGAACAGGACAGTATCGACATTGAGGAGGTGATGAGGCTCATGAGGGGACTCATGTGCCACTTCTACCGACACTTCAGGGTGGATCTATCAGCCGGGAGCCTGAGTTCTGTGTCCACGGCGCTGGGCACAGCCAAATGTAGCGGCAAGATCAAG TTTTCCAACAGCAAATACATGACTACCATGCTGACGCTGCTGACCGAGTGCGCCCTCCTCAAAATGCCTATTTGA